A region of the Mytilus galloprovincialis chromosome 1, xbMytGall1.hap1.1, whole genome shotgun sequence genome:
ACAAAGAAGATGCACATCTTTGATGATAAAAAGTTACAAAAGTCATGGCAATTGTGCTTTAGTTCAATGTTCAGACACAAAAACAATGTAATCATTTGAGAATTTTTATTCAAGTGACcctataaaatgtatttttgtctGCTCCTTTTGCATCCTCTGGTCTTATTGTTACAAACACTTCATCAGTAGGGTCCATTTTATATGAGTCGGGTAAATATCTATCTTTTCTTGCTTGTTTGGAATGCAGTTTGTCAATATATTTCATAGCAACTTTCTGCTTCAAAGATCTTCTATACTGTAAAAAGAAATAGTAATAATATAGTAATACATCTTGCGAACAAGttccaatatatatttatataaatcaaattacTGCCTGGATATGGAGTTACAGGGCCATAAAAATACTAGGTAAATTTAACAacatggtggtttttttttagtgttgTATGTATgctgttttttcattacaaaaaaacatttatcccCCCAATGATATGAACTATGAATGGTAGTGCAAATTTCTCTTCTATTACAAAGATGTGGTTGAATGCATGAATTTCATAGAAGCATTCAAAATCAGTACAAGGTTAAGATTCTAAAACAAATGATATTAGGTAACAATGTATAGTTGGTAAAggggtacacaatttaaaattacaTGGAAACAGTGATATAAACAGATGCAAATACATGTGGCTCACTAAATACCCACACCTCATTGAGGggaaataatataataaatatacaaacCTCATTTGGTGATACAAATGTAGGATTCTGATACAGAGTTGGACCACCAAAACTTCCACTAAACATTCTTATGGGGTTCAAAACAAATCTAGGCcctgaaatttgaaaataagtgtgaaaatcaaacataattatttttaaggtacattattattttttttattagatgaaTAGGTAAACAGAAAAAGTTACAGAAAAATATGATTAACCGTGTTTAGCTCTGATAATACTTAGTAATGATCATGTAGAATAAAAgaggatttaaaataaaattctgtaTAACATAACTTTCATATGGTAATATCAACAGGTACACCAATATCTGAACCACTTAAAACTAAAATATAGTTTAAAAGGAGAAAAATTATGGATTTTGAATGCCATTATCAATTATCCTGAGAGATAAAAAATGTCATTCAGATATGTACAGTAAAATATTTTCTTACCTATTTCTGCCAAAGATCCATCTTCCTCTAAAATTTGATAGTTTCTGAACCATATCCTGTTATCATGTATGGAGAAtgtataaacattgtcataaaatgGCTGACTCTTAGGATGATAGTTTGGCGTTGAAAAGATCTGAAAGaaaattttcattgaatttttCTATTGAGTTTTTTTAAGAGACAATAAACAAATTCTAAATAAAGATTTGCACTTCTATTCCTTTTCTTGAGTTCAGAGTTTGACACTTTAAAATCACATCATAGCTAGCATAGTTTATCATTGAAAGTAATTATTTTCAAGAATGCATAATTTCTTACAAAACCCTTTAAACTTTTGTTCTACTATAAGTTTCACATGAACTTAACATAATGATCCATGacaatgatgtcaaggtcagataaatcctgTCAGACacacatgtacaccttacaagaactccatacaccaaacatagttgacctattgtaattgaaaaacagaccaaaacacaacaagaggctgtcacaacgacagcaaaccggatttattaacatttatttgtgtcctgccaatatcacaagaaccataactgatgaacagtgaaagtaaaaatcgtcaatatcaaatttgacctccattttgtcattagtatcaacatattacaatttgaaaagcttaggttgaatggttcatgagtaaatgcacggacacgaccgGAAAAgctatttttcaatctttcaagaaccattaaactcctgaacggtaaaagtcaaaatcgtcattattgaacttgacctccattttgtcatcagtaacaacatattaaaatttaggaagctttggttgaacagttcatgcgtaaatgcacggacacgactggaaatgccattttttaatctttcaagaaccattactcctgaacagtaaaagtcaaaatcgtcattgttgaacttgacctccattttgtcatcagtaacaacatattaaaatttgggaagctttggttgaacagttcatgcgtaaatgcatggacacaacttgaaatgccatttttcaatctttcaagaaccataactcctgaacggtaaaagtcaaaatcgtcattattgaacttgaccttcattttgttggctgtaacaacatattaaaatttgaaaagctttggttgaacggttcatgagtaaatgcatggacaacatttggttgccacCCGCCCGACCACCCGGCCACCCAccatacatccccaaatcaataaccgacatttttgtcacaaaaatccggttaaaaactaaacatttatCGATTGTTCACGTTTGAAGCGCCACTTTTGGGCTATATCTTGGCGACCAGTTTTTAATGGTGGAGGCAGCTGGAGTGCCTGAAAAAATCTAGCGACCTTCGGTAGGgaaactgacaattctagtcaattaagattagagtcgaGTGCATCTGTACATCTgtggtttgaactcacaacctctaCTTATTaaacattaaccaatgaaccatggaaatgTGGTCAAGGACAGATTGCTTTTTTTCTTATGTATGTCTAGTTATAGAATTCAGTTAAAAAGGCCTAAATTTAAACTTTGTCATTTTCCAgttttatttgtcaaataaaggcaacagtagtataccgctgttcaaaactcataaatccatggacaaaaaacaaaatcggggtaacaaaccaaaaccgagcgaaacgcattaaatataagaggagaacaacgacacaacaccgaaacgcaacacacacagaaacagaccaatcatcagacaaaacaccacgagaataacaaatgtaacatgaaaaccaaatacatgaatttgggatagacaagtaccgtgccacatcttatctcaatatctcaaaaataagagaaaacacaaacgactcaacgttaaaatgcaacacaaagagaaacgaacaatattataacaatgaccatcttcctgacttggtacaggacacttttaaaggggaataaaagtggtgggttgaacctggttttaaggcatgccaaacctcgcactttaatggcaaagttaaatacaaCACCGAAACGACAACACAACACCACAGGACCACAACACAAACAAacaggagaacatattagacacagaaaaacaaattgcaataGCAACAATGCAAAAGATTTTGTCAGAAATGAAATTTTAGGTAGTGtttaaatcagtgtttatattgaacagattggaaatatattattggtattgaataaatacaatgtCACAATCAGTTTTGTGAGATGATACATGCATTTTGATTAATTTAGAAGATGAGTTTTTtcttcaggtaaattaatcaatgggTGATGGATTTCTCTTAAAAGAAATTTACAGGTCAATATGAATAAACTAGacagagaacaatagctattGATTCAATGGGACAAGGgaactgatttttttgttttaatttacagGTAAACTGCAAATGATTCTGTGTAAAACTTTCATTTCTTTTGCAATAATGCAATTTTCACTATAAACATATTCTGACGTCACTTGAAAACTGACAAGACACTGCATAAGAAAATTTAGTCGGCAAAAGACTTCACTAGCTGTCAATAAAATAGAAGTGCATTTCCCCCATGAATAACAGTCAAAAGATAACTTAAATAGATCCCTATGGGAGAGAACTTATTATGTATAGGGTGAAAAGTGAGAGAGACATTTAGTTCATTCCTTAAAATCTTGGAAATGAATAGCTTATTTGTATGTATAATACCTGTGTAAATAATTCTTTCATTAAAGTCCAGTGTGGTTCTGAATCAAAAGTCTGAAAAGATAAAACACAgatttatttcaaacaatttataatttgttttaaacaaaaacatagcATTTCTTAAAAAGAAAGTAGGCTTGCTAAAAATCTTATGTGTAGCAATGTAAATAAAAAGTTGCATTTAAATGAGACAACTGTACTACTTATTTTCATTGTTAACTTTCAATTACTTAAAAAGTAACTTTTttgaaataatcaaaaatatgattgattgattgatgtatTGGTTTTTCCGTTCGGCTATCCTATCAAAAATATGATAAGAAAGCTTTTCCTTTTTATAAAACTTGAATTTCATGTGATAAGTCCCACAAATCTGACTAAcactcaatttaaaaaataaaatgatatgacTAGACAAAACATCAGATTAAACCTAAATCAAATGTTATTATCTCTTACCTTATCAAAGGACAAAAGTGGTCTGGATCCTTTAAGACAATTACCAGTCATTTTCAGTTCTAACATAGTGTGTACTGTAAAAGAAAAAGTCTAGTTTAATCTCACAAACAGGCAAAGTAATACAAATATAAGAATCTTAAAACATCAATAGTCGATTTAAATTACCTAGAAGAAATAAGCATCTATAACCACACTGTGTTGTGACCcatgaaatattcaaaaaaaaaaatcatttgcaccTTTTTTGAATGCATGTCTTTAAGAGAAAGGTATATACCTacatataacacaaaaaatccttCCCAATTGAAATTTATTGGGCTATTATCACACTGTAACGTGCCAGTGCTAACAAAAGTGTGCATGTTTCTAAGACATATTgaacaaatattttcataattcatagcATGTTACAATAACTTCTAACCACGTTGTAATTAAGAATTTTGCaaacaaatcaaccaaatatatttcagttttattgtaTGATATCACTTATCTATTTATTGTGTGTCTTGCTTGTAAATGTATAAGTATATATGTAATTGTTAATGTATAATTGTTATCCTCTTGTAGCACCATGCGTGTGcctaagttgtaataaattgtcttgtcttgtctcgtctcattcatgaatattaaattgcatgaaattatcCAAACAAAGTATTCTGCAGAAAACaatgtttaaataaattatttaaacaacCCTAAAAACATTCTTACAAAGAAAAGTCTTTTTGAATGTATTTCCTGTGTCAAATTATATAGTAGTTAATAATTGGAACAATAAATATACTTATTCTTATTGTGAAAACCCATTATATATGTTTCTTATTGTTaatattcaaaaaacaaaaacaacaaaatgtaaCATTTccaattaaattttgatatatatacaaaCCATTTTCTACTAAAAATTTTACAGAGGGTCCTCTGGGAGCATTGGCTATCCTGGAATAGAGACATTGGAGAAAATATGATCTAAGCTTGAATTTCGAtactaaaatatattttgatcaggGAATCAACTTGATAAATACAGATATGGTAAAaactcaatttatataaaaaatgacagTTTTATGCAACTTTAAAGATTTGAAAGTCATTCATATGAAGATTTGGCAGATATTACATTTTTTGCAATAtatatcctgatttttttttggcaaaaaaaacccCACAATTTCATATGTGAAATAAATCCTGCATTTTCACTCCTCTGATATCTTAGATATAAATTTGGTTTTTTGATGTGGGCATACTTTTCAATCCAAACTATACTCAAAAAGGAAACCAAGAAAATTAAGTTATTCTAACTTCATAATAGTTTACTGTAATGGTATCTTGTTGAaggcaaaatttgtttttattttctgattttctttaTCTTAATCATTTCAGGGAAAATTTAAGATCAAGTATGATAACTTATAACTGTACAAAAGCAAAAGATGGGATTCATTGTGCCTACTTATTTAATTATTGCAACGGGTGCATTTTAAAGGCaattctgattttatttttttaccataacCATTATACAGCAATCAAATTGATTTGATTGGACTCACTCTGAAAGTATATTATAAAACTGAACAAAATGTCAAACTATCAATAAAACACATACCACATATACAAATCTTTCCTTTTCTTTGCTTCAAAGAATATACATTTATTGCAGTTTTTCATTTCacagatctgaaaaaaaataatgagaggAATTTTTTCCCATCTTTTATATTGGCAGAAAAAGAGGTAATTTATTGCTTGTGCATTGGTCCAACACAAGGGACAGTTAATGTGTCAAATTCTTGTAGGAATTGACAAAACTGACATTTATCTCTATAGATCAAAATTTCACAacttattttcatatctaaatgtTTCGGAAAATTCTTTTCTTTGTCagatcaataaattaaaaaatttccaTGAATTTTCTTTATATTCAGAATCTAACAAACGTATAAAACACATGTTACCAAAGCTTTACAAGAATTCTTGATTCAAAATGGTTTACCAGATAAAGATAGacataagaagatatggtatgagtgccaatgagaccactgcATTTCATTATATCCTGCATCTCACCAACCCTTATATTTTTATAACTCCCAGTTCTAACTAGAAAATAAGATTTAGCTTGCAACCCCAGATAAATTCAATAGTCAAAGACACTCAAATAGACAGTTTAACCGtataatatataaaagttataataCTATTGCATCGGAGATTTGCGGATTTCAAAAGATTGCAGCTAATGCAAATGTGGTGGTGGACTGTCTGTAAAGACTAGAAAAGTGGACCTTATTACACAGGGGAcattatttcaattaaataaacaaaCCTCATTCACAACAAACAACTGGTCTTTCTTGTCCATTTTACTTTCTACAAAGTAAACAAAtgtaaattataatacaaattaCAAAGCAATAGGCTGCAATGTGGTCTTAACTCTTGATAGGTATTTTGTGCAAACAGTGTCCAGAAGATCTGCATGTCCAGTTAGTAATACACAATGGGTCATAACATATATTCTTAATATCATCATCATATTTCATTGACTTCAATATCAAATGTGaattattaaatcattttatacttgatttcaacaattttttacttcttttcattTTATGTTTGAAAACAATGATTGTAATTGAAAATGTATTACGTTTACTCTGGGTGCTGTGAAATGGCAAATACTAGTTTGTGTATTTGTAttctttcctttaaaaatgttaaattaagaaaaatatcacATGATCAATGATATATAATCTGTACATGTTGTACATTCTCTATGAATGGAAACCTAAAATGGTGATTTGCTGGTCAcccaaaataataaattttttcaaaattcttcaAATCTAAAGGTACTGCGAGCAAAGCTCACAAAATGTGTTAGACATGTTAGAGCACAACATGTTCAGGATAGATGGATACAGAACAAAACAGTATAGCATAAGAAGTTCATCAATGATAAAGGTATTAATATAACAGACAAGTGTATAATACCTGCTTTTGAGTGTGGCATTAAAGTTCTCAAATCCTTCATCAAATGTCTTGCTCTGTAAGATACACCTCTAGAAGAAAATACAAGAACCCTCTCTTTGTTGATccattttttctacaaaaaacgaaAAGTTGTAATCTACTAATTGTCAAAGGGTCAATATAGATATTTTGTTCTGATATGGTAACATTATTGTTTCAGACTTAAATGATTGTTAAATGTTGAGGTAAAGTAAACATCAGTATGTTTATGGTTTTCTGAAACTgaacaagaaaaaaaacagaaatctGCAATTGTCAGCTCCAGAATATGGTGATTCTGTTATCATggctattataaaaaaaaaacaccttcatGTTGATAAAATTGACATGAATTTCAAAACTAGTGTATAAAGAGATAGATTTATTTAAACTGCTTGAAGGTAAAtcagagttatctcattggaaatcatgccacatcttcatatttttatatttactaatCTTAAGTGACATATCAGTGTAATgtctatgattgattgattgttttttggATACTCAATGTCCAGAAACatctcagaatatttttttttttagcattcaTAGTTCTAACACCGATCAGTTCAAAAACTCTATTTTTCTGTGAATTGCAGCAGATTGGAAAAATCTGGAGGACTCAATAGTATCAGGTTTGTACACGCCCAACACACTTATGCACCCTACACGTTTGCACCCTACATGTTCTCCCCCGAAGTCTGTTAGCACCCTAAACCATTTGTACACATTCACAccaaatttttattcaaatttcagttgaattatatgatattttttaaatctatataccaaaaatgtttatagcaatacacttacAATGACCCCCAAAAAAACttgtcagaatctcactttatttagaaaccatgacaaaaatatatataggtaTGGCAaaccaatgggagataactccaaattACCCTAAATAATTGTTCCCAGAtgtgtgtaaaaataaaatctttgggTGACCTCCAATTACGGTCTTCTATTAACTTGTTAAGTCTCAGAAGGTTCTAATTGCTTTTGATAGATAttatatgaatattcatgattctgtatattataatttttgggaatacaatgaaatatttgaGGTACAAACAAGGGTTTGAAAgttacattcatttaaaaaaaaatacaagggaATGTTATACAgccataaaatgtacttttttattaagtttaatatattaattaaataattagGTCCAATACATAAATCtatttcatatcaaaattattttttataaataacccTCCTTTTTGTGtatacagagttatttcccttgcatGGACAACTTTTGGTTTAGTTTTGATTGGAAATCAGCGGTGATAgttttttttgcattatacagCCAGTTTATTGCGATTTAAAGATAGTTCAACCACTTGCCATTGCACACCAGATAGTAAGGTTACTGCATAATGTGGTTTAACAACAATCAATATATGTATTTTCAACAAGTTCAACTAAAAACATACATAGGAATCCATGCAGTAGCAGCAGTTCATTTAGAATGCTATTCACATTCAATGCATTTTGAACTTCAGTCCTGAATGAGATCGATTGGTTTACAGATTTCACTGTATAAATATTGTAACTGATATACAgatatttcagataaaaaaactttaggccaaccttaaaaatatgtttgtttgcagttttccaactgtaccttcagactgaagggtcggaaggtaggaaaaatattctattttatcagccaaaatacagtttaaacaagcagttacactaaaccaagtttcttgtgaagaaaaaaaaacacattttaaaacaacaaacactggacatgctgaaaaccaacatcaaatgaacaggcattttcagataaaaaaactttttaaccaaaactgaaacttagtgtcattatccaatttatgacataaaatatggtataattattaaatactggaatacttataaacaaggaatgtcattatgactagaactgttttaaagaaatatattcagacatgtatgcttcttgactagaatgttttcatgagtagagtattttcatcagaaaaatgtagatattgaagatttataagacaatgtattaaagagtgtatttttaataaaaaaaaaataatcattgaaatcttcctcaattgaaaaaaaggcaacttgaaaaaaaaaggatatacattcgactgttttcatatttctaacaatatttaattatatgtgataaggttatatttttgccaggctttaatgaaaaccaaagaaatctaaagtttggggtgaaatccatagcaccccattaaagtaaatggtctgtactgaaatgttttaaatgcataaaaaaaattggcagaaTAGCTCCTAGgacattttttaattgaatttacacaggccacacagtttgggtatatttaatattgtaagaaagagaataattgcaatgagtggggcagccccccttatcctaaaggagcatactcattgcaatcgaagatagatttaatatagagagattatatttatgtttcaagctaaccattcattttctctacatctttgtgtagttagggttgcttcttattgatttggcatgatctaacatttcaaatgagcccttcctccgtacaggcgtgtttacagatatccatgaagatttaagtcacagaggagtggtttcatctttgtcgtcttcacaacgatttgtagaaaatatgccatacttcaagctgctgtcgaattatttaaccactgaaattggttccataaagtcaggctccacagattctgtacccgatttgtttgagacagaatggttatcgtgtcagttatgaatatccgctgcatcatcgtcaatgatatcatcacacatcattacatgtgcctgaatctgtattaacagtttactaataaacttttttgcttgttatttgtcttaaaattgacacgagacgacagcgtaaagtactcctccgtgacttcatggatgcctgtaaacaatttccatgtgctttatcattaaatggtcacatgaacgcttgacaggaagctaagaaaaaccgaacttgaaatgcgtaattgacccagactttaaatcatttccagaaaggacccaaagttccggatcgcgtcaatagaagtattaaaaaaaatttcttcaaatttaaagcaataaaattttcacagtcgggaggattttcaagggtcggtcggtaaactgcaaacaaacaatatattaatttaagccttacatttatacatgtatacaagtaTTTACAGTGATCTGacattattattttgtttgaaatttctcgaataaatataatgttgtattatttgaaatgtttttcagTGCAACAGGTATTTTAGTCCTGTAGAATAATTGTTAGaaggttgttgtttatttttatttataagcattcactatacattgtacatgctacatgaattttaatgtgcgtattgttatgcttttactttactacattggttagaggtatagggggagggttgaaatctcacaaacatgtttaaccccgccgcatttttgcgcctgtcccaagtcaggagcctctggcctttgttagtcttgtattattttaattttagtttcttgtgtacaatttggaaattagtatggcgttcattatcactggactagtacatgtatatatttgtttaggggccagctgaaggacgcctccgggtgcgggaatttctcgctacattgaagacctgttggtgaccctctgctgttgttttttatttggtcgggttgttgtctctttgacacattccccatttccattctcaattttatataagaataagaatatttcattaaatagaatgttaatgaaaagggaaaATTCTAAAACTATCATCACCATACAAAGACAGATGacatttttcaaaacttttcttGTCTCTCAAggtacaactgatttttatagtttgttcttatgttgtactgtcacagGTCAGGGGGAGGATTGGGcacccgctaacatgtttaacccagccacattctgtatgtacgtgcctgtccaaagtcaggagcctgtaatttaggggttgtcgtttgttgatgtgttaaatatttgtttctcattcattttttgtacataaattaggccgttagtgttctcgtttgaattgttttacatttgtcattttggggcctt
Encoded here:
- the LOC143064180 gene encoding ribosome biogenesis protein BRX1 homolog — translated: MAKKKRTRADVEKEEKASQKENDVHLPTTISSDEPLKKIKKWINKERVLVFSSRGVSYRARHLMKDLRTLMPHSKAESKMDKKDQLFVVNEICEMKNCNKCIFFEAKKRKDLYMWIANAPRGPSVKFLVENVHTMLELKMTGNCLKGSRPLLSFDKTFDSEPHWTLMKELFTQIFSTPNYHPKSQPFYDNVYTFSIHDNRIWFRNYQILEEDGSLAEIGPRFVLNPIRMFSGSFGGPTLYQNPTFVSPNEYRRSLKQKVAMKYIDKLHSKQARKDRYLPDSYKMDPTDEVFVTIRPEDAKGADKNTFYRVT